AATCAGACACTGTATTTGTTAATATGCAGTTTTGCCATTGATATTTGTTTAGGGAAATTGTTCACGTTTAGGGAATTGTTTAGGGAAATTGTTCACGTGCTGTCCCCATTAAGATCACAGATTTTTCTTTTGGTGCATTTATATGTGGAGAGAAGCAATAGCATCTACATACAATATGGTTGGGTGTAGTAAGCCATACGCACTCTTGGAGAACAGCTCAGTAACCAAGTGGGGGAAAAATCAGTTGAAAATAAACCCTAGAATGGAAACTGATCCCATAAATAACCTTTGTTCCTGTTGTTCTGGGTGAATTTTTGAATGCAAAGACACTAAGGGTTAATTGTCTTGCTTTTACAATGTAAAACCATACAACTGAGACAACTATGTTTAACATGTTTCACATACTGTAGTGCGTTAAGCCTAACTGTTCTTAAGCTATAAATTTTGAAATGCATACAATGATCCTCATTCTGTAGTATAATTAACTCTTGGTTAAGGGGCTGAGTGTGAGCTGAAAAACGTATAttaacatagctttaactacattTGTGTTTCTCTTATTCAGGGTGATCTAGATCCTTTGGCAACTGTCAAATCACTAACATACCTGAGGTATGATAACCTTTGTTATCAAATCTTATAATATGCCTTCCTTACCAAACATCTGTCCTATAAATTAAAGTTGGCAACATGATCTGCCAAatattttttcctgaagccttcaACACTTAATAGAACTAAGagggtttgctttgttttctaaAAGCTCCCTAGGGATTTCCGAGTGTGGAGCTGTGGTAAGAATTCACCTCTACACCACCACGGTTTGTTACCCAggtgatgggttgttgttgttgtttagttgtttagtcgtgtccgactcttcgtgaccccatggaccatagcacgccaggcactcctgtcttccactgcctcccgcagtttggtcaaactcatgttcgtagcttcgagaacattgtccaaccatctcgtcctctgtcgtccccttcttttAAATAAACCACAGAACCAAGGAAACTGTTTCAAGTCCAGCATCCAGATTTAGGAactctgtgtttttatttattttatttatctattgcaATAGAGCTCAACCCAAAGTGCCAGTTCAGAGGGTTTGCTCCAAGGCACTTCAGAGCAAAAGCTTATATGGTAGTTCAAACGCAGCAAACAGAGTCATAAAACATCTTCACGTATGTCAGGAAAGGTTTCACGTCATGAATTAGAAAAAAATGTATGGCCTCTTCCTGCTATCCACTCCCCCCACTATCGCCTTGTGGTTGACCAGAAGTGCCTAGGCCTTTTGCCCATTTTGGGTATTGGATGTCCCACATTGCCCTGGCAGCCTAGTCTATTATCATTCTTTGTTGACGTCTCTCCATCTATCTTTCAGGAAGCTTCCAAGGATTTCTGATTAATACTCTGGTACTAGCTCATAGGAAAACATCTGCCATTTCTGCTGCTTTCAGGGTCAGATAAGGAGAGATGGAATGCAGCGTAGGCGGGAGAGACTCACAAATGAGAACACACAAAACTCAAGCCTAATACATTCTGTCTAACAGTTAAATGCAAATAAAGTGAAACgctgaaacattaaaataataaaaatgtacccCTGGGGTCTTTAGATGTAAATTCTTACCACAGAGTGACGCTTCTTCACAAGAGGAGAGTATAATATGATgagataaataattatatattgAAGAGatccatatttattttatataattaaCATTTGCATAgttcatttttaaacattttgctgaggctttttcagaatgaaatgaaaatattatgCTTCATGTAGTTTACTTATCAGATAATATTTTGATTCATAGATGGCACCGGATAGCATAGGTCTTTGAAATAGGTGTCATGTATTCCTGTCTCTGATTGTAATGTTTGCATAAACTTTTATGTTCATGAGCATCACAAACAGATATGcattaacacaggcatccccaaactgcggccctccagatgttttggcctacaactcccatgatccctagctaagaggaccagtggtcagggatgatgggaattgtaggccaaaacatctggagggccgacgtttggggatgcctgcattaacaCGTAGCAGATTAGTAGGTTCTACCTCCAAGAAAATTTGAGTGCAGTTCTGACATCAGTAACTCACTAACGGTGACAGCAATCAAAGCTTTTATTCTTAATCAAATAGCTTAATCAGGTTACTTTTGGTTATTAATCTCTCTTTAATTAGTCAAGCAACTCAGCTTTTTACCTCGGTCCTCAAAGTGTCTGGTCAACCAAAGCATAGTTAAGAGGTTGGCAGGACTAGGGTCTTGCCATTTGGGCTGGCCTCTTAAAAATAATTATTCCCAACATTGGTAAGAACCTGGGAGATGAAGGGGAAAGACACTTGGCAATAGGGAATGTTGGGCCAAAACGTTCCTCTTTAGCAGTACCTTTGTTTGAACTGTGTAAATATgtttctccttttcctcccttcAGTATTTTAAGGAATCCAGTGACAAATAAGAAGCATTATAGGTTGTACGTCATCTTCAAGGTCCCACAAGTCAGAGTCCTGGATTTCCAAAAAGTGAAATTAAAAGTAAGTGTTCTGGCAATTGTGAATAATTTGTCTTTTGAGAAGCTATGCATTTAAATGTTTACTACTTGAGTTTTCTTTTCGTGCCTATAGTATAACATAATTTTCTCATTATAACGCATTTTCAGACTGTGACATTTGTTTATGGCAGTGGCTCTGCAAATGTAATTCTGAATGCCTTTCTCATGGCCATGCAGATATCATGAAAACACATTTATGAATTCTGCAGTCATAAGCCTGGAAGCTTTTATATTTGGAACTGTATTTTAGATTTGAATCATTATTAACATaaaaacaggattgccttctCATCACCAATCAGCAAATGTTAGCCTAAAAGAAAGCTTGAAGCAGTTTCCAGACGATAAACATGCTGGAGCATTTTAGTATATATCTTATGGTGTGTTCCATTTACTTTAAATAGTTTCTGTGAAGGTAATTCCTAGAAATGGGGGTGTCTATTCCCTGCCCGTAGCTGTGGCTTGGAGGAAAGAAAGCAGAGTCTTATCAAAGATGCTTTGAGAGTAAATGTAGTTTCTTGTGTAACAAATAAACGATAGTTTGCCTGCTGGCTGTGACTTCAATCAACTTCATACCGTTTTTgaagtgaaattaatggacaggaACTATTGCATGGTGGGGAATATCTCAGTGGACTCCCTTGCCATCTGAGCTAAATGGAAAATAGATCTTGGGTTATAGGTTTCACTAGGACCAACTTTTAAGGCTTCATCTTGGTGCCACCTTGCTTTTTCAAGAATTGCTCCTCACCGTGccatttcttttggggggagaggagcTATGCACCGTATACATGCTTCTATTGAATGTTGCAttaactctgtgtgtgtggtATCGCTGTAGGAGCGTCAGGAGGCAGAGAAAATGTTCAAGGGCAAGCGGGGTGCACAGCTTGCAAAGGATATTGCCAGGAGAGCAAAAACGTAAGATACAGATAACCACTTTAAACTGGCAGTCTCCTTCAGAAACACCACAGCTGGTTTGTGAATACTCTTGGGCTGTAAGAAAATTGAGTAGTCGGTGCACTAGTTAGCACCAAAATTGCCTAGCTGATGAATGGCAAACATTGCTTCTTTTTCTTGACAAGTACATTATGAACCCTGACAGTTTTAACATCCAAGCTAGGAGCTTGAACAACACATACGATTGATATTTTTTTCATAAAAGGCTCTAAAAAGGGTGGGATGTGGAAAGGTCACTCTGCTGGTGTTTCTGAAGGAGCTATTATTTGATTGTATCAGTTTGTTAACAAAGATAAGATACTACACCTGATTGAAATTGGTGCTTCCGGAGACTTCTCTTTGGAAGCTCGAGAAGCATGATAATAATTATTTGACTTTAACAAGGCGCCTTTTTTCCTTCTGAAGTTTCAACCCAGGTGCTGGCTTGCCAAGTGACAAAAAGAAGGTGGGCCCTTCCCCAGGAGATGTGGAAGCAATTAAGGTAATGTTTTTCAGACTTCTACAGGGAGGAATCTACCAAGAAAAACATTCACTGTCATTTACTTCCAGAAGATAGATCCATCTATGTGTGTATTGAGTGTGCCACATTGCTTTGTTTTTCAGGTACAGGCATAGTTTGCGTAGCTTTTCTTTGCAAATAAAGAGTTCAGATTTTGTAAACATGCTATAACTGTCTTGCTCCTTATTGCAAAAATTCAAGTTTCTAAGTGGCCAGATCAACACAGTCTGATGGCTAGGGGTAGATATCAGTAGgttaaaaatgtatttgtctAAGGAGCAACAGCTAAAATGTAATAGATAATAAAATGCCACCCTCTAGCTGGAATTGAATTGAACTCTTTTTGGCATGCTGAATCGTTTTCCTTGGTGTTCAGACCAGTCTTGTTAGCACTGTTGTAATAGGCACAGTTCAATTGTTGTGAAACAGGCATTGGATTTAATGTAAAAAGTTTTGCATAAGTGACTTTTGATCTTTCCCTTTAAGAATGCCATTGCTAATGCCACAACACTTGCTGAAGTAGAGAGGCTGAAGGGTCTGTTGCAGGCTGGTCAGATACCTGGCAGAGATCGTAAAGCAGGTAAGGAATATCTTTGGAACCCTTTTTCTTGCAGGACATTTAGAACAGAGGTTAGACTGCCCCTTTTCTCTCTGTGCAGGGGAGTTGGCCCTTGCCAGAAGTCaataacagcaacacacacacccctgccgccagccaaacaataccccagcccaagaatctgttcagcagccttggcttttgtagctggagtcaatcacagccctgcccttccaggccaagtgggaaaaggcctgccaggcagggagcaggattcacagccaagatggtataaggcagcttctgattttTAGACAGCTAGAATTTTCCATAACCTAGAATAGAAGGCTATGCAAAATTAAGTATTTCTTGGCAGCAGTAGTTAGTAGAATGGCCATCATTGCAGCATGAGGAAACAAGTTAAGAACCTGCAAATTCACTTAATGCTAGTGAGCTAAATTTGAAGCGTCAAAAGCCCATATTTGGAATACTTCCATAGAATTAAAAAACAGAACTGTACTGTCACCCCTTATCAGCTTCACATTTGTGGTGGAGGGAATGATTAAAATATTAAGAAATTGTGCTCTTTTCTTTAGGCCCTATGGATGAGGCTGAAGAAGAGATGGAGGAAGATTCAATTGCCAATGGAtcctaaaatgctttttttctgcaTCTGGGAAGTCTGCAGAATACTCTGTACCATTGTCTGCCAAAGCCTTTTGATTGATTGCTGaagtggaattattattttttgtagtttttgtTCAGAAGCACTCTTGTTAATTTTTTATACTGTACATTTTGAAGTAAAATTAAAACTTTTTTCCTAAACGCAGCATAACATTTGGTGCAAACAGttggttttaaaataatattattgCAGCCTTATGTTCCGTGTACCACAGCCCCACCTCCAAGTGCATGTGTTGGTGCCATTACatctaatttaaaaaaaattccttttgggGAGATGCAGTTCACTTGCAGAGAGCCATGGTCACATGGTTTCTTGTTTGTTCCAGAAATCACCATGAAGGATTGGAGGAGAGGCCTCTAAGAGCctgctaagccacacccacactgGCAACTTgagctcaggttaaccctttcatgcacacaAGTGTGAATCAATAACTATACTACAGCAGTTAAAACCCCAGAGAGGATAAGGTTGACCCCTATTTTGACACAAATGTCAGCCAGAATGCCTGCGCTGCTTCCGTTACATGCCTTGGTGAGTGATGGATGTGTGAATGTGAATCCACCTTATAATaatccatccccatcattcagcccagacactgtggGGAACTTCTTTCTTGTGGATGTCCACATTCCCTTAGGGGGTGTTTTGTGGGAGGTACATTTTGTTGGTGGACAGGGCTTTAGCTTGTGGTAAGTGGAGCCAGAGCTAAAAGTGGGCAGGGTTTTATGTTACAGTACTTCCTCTGCACCCCAGAAGCTGCCTGGGGAGAGACAGATTATTCTCAATGGAATTATGAACTGTTTCTTCTCTCCATTCGCCCCCACCCCATGTGAAAGCGAGTCAGTGGCTGCAGTTTTCCCATCCTTAGTGCCTAAGGGCTTGCCGCTGCCACCCTTTGTTTGACAAATGCTCTGGGTGTGAACGCACTAACATGGCAAGTATTTCCTATTCTTTACTTTCTGCGCGAGGTGCTGGTTCTTATTGATGGAACTCCCTCAATCATTAGATCTCTGGGCTTCTTATGGCTTGACCTAGCCTCTTCTGTCCTGTCTGAGATGGGGCTATGAGCCACACACACAACCTTCCATCTCTTGCTTCTGTGTAGTAATGCAGCCAGGGCcaaagcctagagcaggcatccccaaacttcggccctccagatgttttggactacaattcccatcttccccaaccactggtcctgttagctagggatcatgggagttgaaggccaaaacatctggagggctgcagtttgggaatgcctggcctagagccATGAGCCACCCTACACCTGCCCATCCCATGACCACCCAAAGAGTGCCAGTTGATGGGAGGCACTGGCAAACGGATCCTGCATCAGTATCTGGATCAGCAGGCTCACGCCAGGCCCCACAAAGGTTGCCATTGGTTGCAACagtatcccccccacacacacacacacaaaggatggAGGTGATGACTAGTCATGTTGGCTAtggtctacctccactgttggaggtagCATGCCCTGGAGTACTGCTTACTAGAGTGGGTAGTGATTGTGGTGATGGTCTTTGGTCACAAGAGTGCCTGGACTtatcaaaaacttcactcttgtggtttatcacaacagctactcactttgagttttagtaaagcaaacagtcttAATTTGTCAGCGCCTCAATCATATCAAGTGTtggaacaacttggccacaataaggaatttttgcccatggtatgacacttccaccttcccatttcaagACTCTGGCACCCTATCTACATAGCCTAGCAACTCTAAAATATACGTAGACATGCTTTTACTCTCACAAGATTGAATGTACTGCCCTCGGCTGTACTCGAGGTacaattccaacagattccacacgaaaaacacttatgtccctgtggagatggcagtaccaaaTCAGTGCATGcctttctggcttgcactctttataaagacttttggaatgagattatcacccctcttattGTCCACTCCACGTCTTcccaccactgccacagtgtcctttctcttggcagatcaagatgagcaagtgacagcaaaggttgcaaggtttttagttgGGGCAATctgaataagatccactatttgactattgattcagaaccctaaaatgtattttatataattgatatttttttatttctattctttgtatatcaggtctttggcctaatccagcagggcttttctcatGTTCTTGTATCATGGTaatattcttattttaaaaatatatttgtttctaCAACCAAAATGTGCacgttcccaggtaagtgtgtttagcTCCAGAAATTCCTGGACCCGTGAAGGTGCTGTGATttcaggtctccccccccccccgtttctgtgCGCTTTTTCATACCGGTAgtattgttttcttttcaaaaggGTTGGCAAACTCTTTATTTTGTCGTAAGATATCAGGAATGTAGAAGCAGTTGCACAGCATGGAATAATAGAGGTCTGCTAATTGCATACTTTTGCAACTGAAGTAATACCTAATTAGGGAttgtttttgatttttaaagaaatcctgcTCCTCTGCCAAAAAAAAGGcgtccagagcagcttacaaatcaCTAAAAAGAAAGTTTTTATCTCTTAAAGACTTCAGACATACCAtttgaaaagacacaacacaaagaaatgaaaatgttttgcaGAATAGAGGAGAAAATAACCAAACACCCTTAAGTTTTCACATGCTTTTTatcagaaaaaaaatatcaaaatggaAAGGCACTGGTGAAAGGCAACAGTAataatagaattgaagagttggaaaagagccacaagggtcatctagtccaaccccctgcaatgcagaaatattttgccctgCATGAGATTaggagtcttgtgctctactgactgagctacgtCAGTAGACAGACTGGCAGATTACACAGCTGTTTTGAGCATCAGCCTCAGAGAATCGACAGTGCAGGCATCTGTTGCTCCAGTTGTAGGATGCCGTTTAGGCTGAAGTTGCAACCACAGCAGTGGAGCTTGCGTAGCCCGCCCAAGCCCTGTGTGATATAAGCCAGACTTGCGTCTCCCAGAGTCTCGCAGCAGGTAATGTTCAAGGTCGAAAGGGGCAAGCCCCCTCTAGCCAGGTGCCCAATCCCCTCGTCGGTGATATTGCAGTAGCTTACTTCGAGGATGCGCAAGCTCCTCATGCCCGACAGGAACAGCAGCGCCTCGTCCCTGATCTTCTCACAGCAGCAGAGTTTGAGGTGGCGCAAGCAGGAGAGGCCCTGGGCCAGATACCGACACGTGAGGTTGGTGAGCCGCTCGCATTCGTCAAGGTTGAGCTGCTCCAGCTCCAGACAGCCACGGCTGGTGATGCCCGCAAGGTGCCCAATGCCCACGTCGCTGATTCTCTGGCAGAAGCTCAGGTTGAGGCTCTTCAGCCTGCTCAGGAGCGACATGGACAGCAGAGCCCCATCGCCGATACCCCCACAGAAGCGGAGGCTGAGGTGGACCAGGCGGGGGAGGCCTTGGGCCACGTAGCGGACGGCAAGATCGCTGAGTTGGCCGCAGCCCGCCAGGTCGAGTTCCTCCAACTCCAGGCAGCCGTCGGCAGTGATGCCCGCGATGTGGCCAACACCCACATCGGTGATTCTCTGGCAGAAGCTCAGGTTGAGGGTTCTCAGCCTGGTCAGGCGCGACAGGGGCACCAAAGCCCCATCCCTGATACCCCCACAGAAGCGGACGCTCAGGTAGCGCAGGCGGGGGAGGCCCTGGGCCACGTAGTGGACGGCAACATCGCTGAGTCGGTCGCAGTTCTCTAGGCTGAGACACTCCAGCTGCAGGCAGCCACTTGCCGTGATGCCCGCCAAATGCCCTACGCCCACGTTGGTGACCAGGCAGCAGTGGTCCAGGGTGAGCTTCTTGAGGTGCCGCAGCCTGTTGGCGAGGAGCAGGAGGCCCGCGTCACTCACCTGCCTGCACCCGAACAGCACCAGCTCCTCCAGGCCTTTGAGATGCTTGCCAATCTGCGCCAGGCTCCTCTTGGTGAGGGATGGGCACCCGGTCATGTTCAGCGCCCGCAGGGAGGGCAGCCCGGCCCGCAAAGCCCGGCACAGCTCACTGTAGGTTTCGGGGGTGCAGCTTGCGTGGGTGACGGAGCCCAGGGTGACACAGGGCGTCATCACGATCCGCACCCGACGGATGCCCCAGGCTGCCAGGCTGGCCAGCAGCGACGGATCGGCGCGGAGTTGGCACAGGGACACGGGGGCCTCCGCACGCCACCACAAGACCTGGTAGGCAGCGGCTCGCCAGTCGCGGCACACCTGCGACACCTGGACCTGGTCCTCGTCGTCCAGGTACTCGAAGATCTTGATCAGCAGCTCCGGAGGCAGGAGAGAgatgggcggcggcggcggcccctgCTCggaactactgctgctgctgctgctgccgccgtcgAGGGGCGCCTTTCGCTTCCTCCCGCCGGGACCCATTGCCTGCGGAGCCCAGTGGCAGACGAGCAAACTCCGTCTGCTTAGCCGCCCGGCGCTGCTCGAGACTAGCTGGTGCTGAACCAGCCCTACGCTACTTGTGCCCGAAGCCCAGCCCAGCAATGGGGCGGGTGAAGccagagccccctccccttccaggaTCTAAACTAATGTCTTTCTTCCACGGGCGTAAccaagggagggggagcagggggcagctgcccccccaatcaagtaaatcaataaaaatacttaactgaggttctgtccccctAACATGAAACTTGCCTcccccataaatcctggctacgcccatgcttccaCCCCCAAAATcttaggagccagctcctaggggccgaggtcccccCCCcgcataaaatatttgagggggccgccccccaaagttgataggcattgccaatCAAATAGGGTGTGCGTGTGTCGTGTCATGTTATCGATCATGCGGTGTGGGCATGCCTGCTTCCactccacccctttcccccccaatattttattcaagttggccccctTGCCCAACATGCTACCCTCGaggtgctgaactacaattcccgcGAGCAGCAATGCCGAACCTAGGCTAATAATCATGGGAGTTGCGGTTCAAAGCTTTCAGGGGGCGCCAGGTTGGCGGAGGCCGGCCTGAATTGACCCGGCTGTGCCCCTGCTGCTTCCTCGTAGAACTTGGGAGGGTTGaggtttatttttttagaaaaaatgcaGTCAAGTGCTATTTAAGTTTTATGCAATAAGTATGTCGCAAACGCCGCAGCCAGCGGTTTTGCAAAGGCTTTGTGCTGTTTTTCGTCCAGGTCTCCTCTGGAGTAAGCCCCGCTCCCTGCCATAGATCTTATTCCCTAGCAAAGCGCGCCGCTCGATGGCTGCCTTTGCTTTCAAAACTTTGCCCAGTCATCTTAACTTTCGCTCCTCCCCCTTATCCGGATTGGCTGAAGCTCCTCCCTCCTGTCCCCTCCCACTTTCCTCGAGGAGCACCGTTTTTCCCCGCCAGTCTCCTCCTGATTGGCTTAATCTTCTGCACGCCCTCATTGGCTCGGAACTGGAGTTCTGAGGTGCGGTTTTTTCATTGGACAGTTAACGAAAGGGGCGGGGTGATTAAAGCTAACAGGACCCGGATGTTGCCGGGAAGGCGGATCAGTTCCAGGTCTGCTGCGACATGGATTTGGAGGCAGCACAAGAGGAGAAGCCGCCCCTGGAGCGGGAAGGGGTCCAGTTCCTTCAGCAGACAGGTGACGGGGtctctggggggaaagggaattAGCATATGGCTTTCTTGAGGCGGAGGGGCCAGGAAGCGGCCCTTGAAGAGCCTCCATTTTCAGGAATAGCCTACCTTAAATCTCAGGTGCTCTCTGGGGGCAAAGTAGAGGGGTCGTCGTTGTTTATCGGTGTTAAATCGCCTGCCTGTCGATCTGTAGAGGAGCAGCTGCGTTTTGTGGCGTGTGTTCAAAAGGCAGGTGAATTCACGGGTCTTCTCAATGGCCTAATATTGCAATCTGTCACAGGGTGAGGTCTGTAGCTGCTAGTAGTAGAGCCTCTGCTTCTCAGAAGGTGCCCGCCATCTCCAAAGTAAGGTGAGAGAATTCTGGTCTGAAATCCCAGCGCAGTGAAGACAGGTCTGGATGGGCCAACAATGGCCTGACTttttgtaaggcagcttcctatgctcctaaagCCTATGTCGTGATAAATAAAAACTGGTTTGCAGGCTGGCTTGCTAGAGTGGTCTAAGCGCTCCGTGGAGGTTTGCAAAGGTTTACAATTGTATAGATATGatacaggaggggaaaggaatggagagagaggaggaaagcgaGTGAATGCAGGTAcaagtagagcaggcatccccaaccttcggccctccagatgttttggactacaattcccatcatccctgacctgttagctagggatcatgggagttgtaggccaaaaaatctggagggccgcaggttggggatgcctgaagtagagcAATGCTAATTCCTAATCGCATATGCAGGGGGAGGGATTTAGGATGTGGCAGAAGTCTCCATTGCACCTGCTGGAATCATGGGCAAGCAATATGGCAACCTCCAATATGGATGGTTCTGCTTGgataaaagtaaagggactcctgaccattaggtccagtcgtgaccgattctggggttgcggcgctcatctcactttattggctgagggagccggcgtacagcttccaggtcatgtggccagcatgactaagccgcttctggcgaaccagagcagcacacagaaatgccgtttactttccttgcactttgacatgcttttgaactgctaggttggcaggagcagggactgagcaacgggagctcaccctgttgcagggattcgaatcgctgaccttttaattggcaagtcctaggctctgtggtttaacccacagcgccacctgtgtcccaacgTGCTAGCTTGGATGTAACGCTGTAAAAAGCACCAAAGTTGTTGCCACTGCCAACACCTCCAAATATAGCAATGCCTCCACCATCTCATTTATCCAAATCCTcactcggtcatgaagctcactgggtgacctagggCCAGACAGTGCCTCTCagcgtaacctacctcacagggttgttgtagggtttagatgaggagggggagacccatgtatgccacctcgatgaggaacggcttagggagctgggtatgtttagcctggagaagagaaggttaaggggtgatatgataaccatgttcaaatatataaaaggatgtcatatagaggagggagaaaggttgttttctgctgctccagagaagcggacacggagcaacggattcaaactacaagaaagaaaattccacctaaacattaggaagaacttcctgacagtaagagctgttcggcagtggaatttgctgccaaggagtgtggtggagtctccttctttggaggtctttaagcagaggcttgacagccatctgtcaggaatgctttgatggtgtttcctgcttggcagggggttggactggatggcccttgtggtctcttccaactctatgattctatgattctatgatacatgCAGTATCAAGCAACCTGTAGGTTTTTCTgcctctgggttgttgttttttttggtgtACTAAGTATTTGTTTAGTTTATATCTTTGGTTAATGGGATTTTGCGTTCCCAGGCAATCCCCCATCCAGGCTCAGACAAGACCTAGACAAAAGTGCCACATCATGTGTCACATGTACTGTGTGTAATATGGCATTGTACCTATGGCCTACTGTTCAGCCAAGGGTGGCTCTCAAAGTGACATGCAGCAATCTACAAATGGCACCTTACAGTGgctatgttttgttatgtttatgATTTAAAGTATTTGCTTTGTTCATATTAAGGGCTGGAGTCAACACTGGGCATGTGGCGTTCTGCTCATGCTGtgggacttcctcttcctctcttctcccagcatACTTTCAAACTC
The Zootoca vivipara chromosome 14, rZooViv1.1, whole genome shotgun sequence DNA segment above includes these coding regions:
- the SNRPA1 gene encoding U2 small nuclear ribonucleoprotein A'; translated protein: MVKLTAELIEQAAQYTNAVRDRELDLRGYKIPVIENLGATLDQFDAIDFSDNEIRKLDGFPLLKRLKTLLMNNNRLSRIGEGLEQSLPNLKELILTNNNIMELGDLDPLATVKSLTYLSILRNPVTNKKHYRLYVIFKVPQVRVLDFQKVKLKERQEAEKMFKGKRGAQLAKDIARRAKTFNPGAGLPSDKKKVGPSPGDVEAIKNAIANATTLAEVERLKGLLQAGQIPGRDRKAGPMDEAEEEMEEDSIANGS
- the LOC118093023 gene encoding F-box/LRR-repeat protein 14-like, whose product is MGPGGRKRKAPLDGGSSSSSSSSEQGPPPPPISLLPPELLIKIFEYLDDEDQVQVSQVCRDWRAAAYQVLWWRAEAPVSLCQLRADPSLLASLAAWGIRRVRIVMTPCVTLGSVTHASCTPETYSELCRALRAGLPSLRALNMTGCPSLTKRSLAQIGKHLKGLEELVLFGCRQVSDAGLLLLANRLRHLKKLTLDHCCLVTNVGVGHLAGITASGCLQLECLSLENCDRLSDVAVHYVAQGLPRLRYLSVRFCGGIRDGALVPLSRLTRLRTLNLSFCQRITDVGVGHIAGITADGCLELEELDLAGCGQLSDLAVRYVAQGLPRLVHLSLRFCGGIGDGALLSMSLLSRLKSLNLSFCQRISDVGIGHLAGITSRGCLELEQLNLDECERLTNLTCRYLAQGLSCLRHLKLCCCEKIRDEALLFLSGMRSLRILEVSYCNITDEGIGHLARGGLPLSTLNITCCETLGDASLAYITQGLGGLRKLHCCGCNFSLNGILQLEQQMPALSIL